A window of Streptomyces sp. NBC_01241 genomic DNA:
ATGAAAAGTTTTCCGTGTTCGACAAGCTCGGTCATGGCTGCTGCCTCCCGCGGCCCGGCACGTTACCCGACTCATTGTCTGACTCTGTGTCAGAACTGATACCAGTTCCAGTTCCAGGAGTCCACGGCCGTGACGAAGCCCGCCCGGGCACAACGGATCGCCCCTCACCGCCCCCGGCGCACGACGGGTGCGCACCGCCCGCGGACAGTCGACCGGCTACTACTGAAACAAGTTCTGGTTACAGTGGGCGCGGCGTACCACAACTGCACGCCGCCGAGAGAGAGATGGGGCCCATGACACAGGTGACCGCGCAGGTGACCGACCACGGCGGGGGCGTGCACAGCATCAAGGTCCCCATCCCGGACAATCCACTCGGCCACACCCTCGTGCACGTCCTCGACACCGATCGCGGGCCGGTCCTGATCGACACGGGCTGGGACGATCCGGAGGCGTGGGACACGCTCACCGCCGGGCTCGACGCCGTCGGGACGGGTGTCGGTGACATCCACGGGGTGGTCATCACCCACCACCACCCCGATCACCACGGGCTGTCCGGGCAGGTCCGTGAGGCGTCCGGGGCCTGGATCGCCATGCACGCGGCGGACGCGGCGATCGTGCGCCGGACCCGGGAGTCGGAACCGGGCACCTGGCTGAAGTACCTGGTGGCGAAGCTCACCGCGGTCGGTGCGCCCGAGGAGCATCTCGCGCCGTTGCGGGCCGCCGCGGCGGACGGGGGGCGGATGCGGACCCTGCCGGGGCTGCGGGCCGCGCTTCCGGACCGGGAGATCGTCCCCGGGGAGCTCCTCGATCTGGCGGGGCGCACGCTGCGGGCCATCTGGACGCCGGGGCACACGCCCGGCCATGTCTGTCTGCATCTGGAGGAGGAGCATCCGGGCAATCTGCCGGGGCGGGGGAGGCTCTTCTCGGGCGATCATCTGCTGCCGGGGATCAGCCCGCACATCGGGCTGTACGAGGACCCGGACGACACGACGGTCACCGACCCCCTCGGCGACTACCTCGACTCGCTGGAGCGCATCGGCGGGCTCGGGGCCGCGGAGGTGCTGCCCGCCCATCAGTACGCGTTCGCGGATTCCGCGGGGCGCGTACGGGAACTCCTGGACCACCACGAGGACCGGCTGACCGGGCTGCTCGCGCTGCTGGCCACACCGCTGACTCCGTGGGAGCTGGCCGAGCGGATGGAGTGGAACCGGCCCTGGGAGCAGATCCCGCACGGTTCGCGGAACATCGCCGTCTCGGAGGCCGAGGCGCACCTGCGGCGGCTGGTGAAGCTGGGGCGCGCGGAGGCGGTGGCGGGGAGCGAGCCGGTGACGTACATCGCGGTGTGACCACCCGGCGAAGGAAGTCCACCCCGTGACGTACGTCGCGGGGTGACCATCCGGCCACGAGGGCCCGCACCGGACGTACGTCACGGTGTGACCACCCGGCAGCGGGGGCCCGCGCCGCTACCGGCCCGGAGCCCGTCCGGAGCCGCCCGGTAGAGTGTGCGAGTCGTCATCATGCCCGTTCAGGGGGAAGCCGGTGCAAATCCGGCACTGACCACGCAGCCGTGAACCGTCGTCCAGGACGGTGAGTCGGAATGCCCTGTCTGCGGTCGTGACCGGCTCGCGGCCACCGGAACCCCGGTGGTCGGCACCGTCGAGGTATACGGGGCCGGAGCCTGGTGCGTGAGCGTGCCTGTGCCCGGATCCCCCCGCAGGAGAGGCCCCGCCCGCCATGACCGTACGCCGCAGAGCAGCAACGCTCGCCGCCACCGCCACCGTGCTCTGTGCGGCCGCTGCCCCGGTCGCGATCGCAGCGCCGTCCCCGTCGCCCTCGCCGTCCGCCGCCCTGCCGTCCGGGCTGTACGGCACGAAGGACCCCACCTACGACGGTGTCTGGCGGCAGTCGCTGGCCTTCCTCGCCCAGCGGGTCGAGGGCGTCACGCCCGCCGCGAAGGCGGTGGACTGGCTGATCGCCCAGCAGTGCTCCAACGGCGCCTACGCCGCGTACCGGCCCGACGTCTCCCAGCCGTGCACCGACAAGACCATGCTGGACACCAACGCCACCGCGGCCGCCGTCCAGGCGCTCGTCGAGGTGGGCGGGCACCGGGAGACCGTGAACGACTCGGTCCGCTGGCTGAAGTCCATGCAGAACGAGGACGGCGGCTGGGGCTACGCCGCGGGCGCGGCCAGCGACGCCAACTCCACCTCGCTGGTGATCGGCGCCCTCGCCCGGCAGGGCCAGCGGCTCGGTGACATCACCACCCCCGGCGGCAAGACCCCCTACGACCCGCTGCTGGCGCTCGCGATCCCGTGCGGCGGCAAGGACGGCGGTGCCTTCGCCTACCAGCCCGACAAGGCCGGGAAGCTCGCCGCCAACGCGGACGCCACCGC
This region includes:
- a CDS encoding MBL fold metallo-hydrolase, giving the protein MTQVTAQVTDHGGGVHSIKVPIPDNPLGHTLVHVLDTDRGPVLIDTGWDDPEAWDTLTAGLDAVGTGVGDIHGVVITHHHPDHHGLSGQVREASGAWIAMHAADAAIVRRTRESEPGTWLKYLVAKLTAVGAPEEHLAPLRAAAADGGRMRTLPGLRAALPDREIVPGELLDLAGRTLRAIWTPGHTPGHVCLHLEEEHPGNLPGRGRLFSGDHLLPGISPHIGLYEDPDDTTVTDPLGDYLDSLERIGGLGAAEVLPAHQYAFADSAGRVRELLDHHEDRLTGLLALLATPLTPWELAERMEWNRPWEQIPHGSRNIAVSEAEAHLRRLVKLGRAEAVAGSEPVTYIAV
- a CDS encoding prenyltransferase/squalene oxidase repeat-containing protein — protein: MTVRRRAATLAATATVLCAAAAPVAIAAPSPSPSPSAALPSGLYGTKDPTYDGVWRQSLAFLAQRVEGVTPAAKAVDWLIAQQCSNGAYAAYRPDVSQPCTDKTMLDTNATAAAVQALVEVGGHRETVNDSVRWLKSMQNEDGGWGYAAGAASDANSTSLVIGALARQGQRLGDITTPGGKTPYDPLLALAIPCGGKDGGAFAYQPDKAGKLAANADATAAAVLGTMGKALAVGNNTSSKAPSCHPGSGLTPEQAAQNGAHFLAGALATSGHLDLAPMPGAPDSTPQPDFGNTADAVVALSAAGHQDETTKAMTWLKKNSGAWAEQGGPAAYAQLILAAHAAGADARHFGGVNLVDRLNATGPAPAAITTPDPAADTGYVATEKDAVHSGDDVIGGVWWYVGIGLVVGAGAGFLISGRRKNQQL